The Microlunatus soli genome contains the following window.
ACTACCGAACGCCAGCGACCCTACCGACCGGACCGACAGCCCGGTCTCTTCCTCGACCTCTCGCCGGACCGCGGCATCGAGTAGCTCGCCTCGCTCCAGGCGACCTCCGGGGATGACCCACTGGTCGGGGCCTTCACCACCCAGAGTGTGCTCGTGCACCAGTAGGACAGACTCGTCCCGTCGGACCACGCCACCGACAACCATCGCTGCGCGAGTCCATCCGTCTGAGGCGTCAGTGCTCATCGCCGAACCTCCCTGATCCCGAGCGCTCACTCACGTTCGACCACGGCGAACCCGGGCAGCGGCGGTCAGCAGATCTTGTGCTTCTGCCAGCGCAGATCCTCGTCATGATCGATCACCGTGAGTTCCCGATCCTGCCAGTAGTACTGCAGGCTCGGATCCTGCCAGCCCTGATACACCTCGTCCCAGTCCAGGATGCTGCAATGCGGCGTCAGCGAACCATGGGTGATCTCCTCGTCGGAGCGTTGATAGCGCAGGTCGAGGGACAGCCGGACCAGGTTGCCGAGCTTATTCGGCGTGCCGCGATGCACCGTCAGGCTGTTGAAGGTGAGCACGTCACCGGCGGCATAGTCGGTGGTCCCCCAGGCCAGGCCCGAGTCGCAGATGTAGGCCTCCAACTCGCCGGCCCCCTGGGCGGCGTGATAGGTCAGCAGGCCGTCCTTCTGCGATCCCACCAGCACGGCCAGACCACCGAGATCACGCGGGCAGTCACCCAGCGGGAACCAGGCCGTCCAGACGTTCTTCGTGCCCTGGATGTGGATGAAGTCCTGATGCGGCGGCGTCGGGGTGAACGAACTGCCGGGGATCATCACCCGGGCGATCGACAACGGCTGCCGCAGCGGCTGCATGCCCAGAAGCCCTGCATACAAGGAGATCATCGCCGGATCGTGGCCGATCGCGTGGAACTCCTCGATCCGATAGATGTCGCGATAGGCGTCCAGCGGGATGCCCGTCCCGCAGAACGCGGCTTCGACCGGCGGCACCCGGTCGAAGGACTCGACATCGGCGACACCGTCCATCGGGTCGGTGCCGTCGACCAGCCAGCCGTGCCGCTGGACCACTTCCATCATCTGGCGACGCAGGCCGAGCACCCGGTCGCGGTCCAGCAGGCCACGGAAGAACAGGTAGCCATCCTCCGCCGAGCGTTCCAGCAGGGCCTGCGGATCGCCGAGCAGTGGCGTCGAGTCGGTCAACTCGACGGTCGGATTGGTCGTCGGGCTTGCAGCGGTGGTCATCGTCGACTCCCCATGAACGTGGATCGGGTGATCTTGGTCATTGGTCGGTCACCATTCAAACCCGTGAAGGGTCCGCCGCGCCATGGTGGAATCGATCCGCTTCCTGGACGATTCGCCGTTCAGCCCAAACCGTTCAGCCCAGGAACGGTGACGTCCCCGGTGCGTCCGCCCAGTCGTAATGCCGCCGCAGCTCACCGAAACACCAGTCCGCCGGCGTCGACGAGTACGTCCCGTCGATCGCCTGCACCGAGTCGGGTC
Protein-coding sequences here:
- a CDS encoding phytanoyl-CoA dioxygenase family protein — protein: MTTAASPTTNPTVELTDSTPLLGDPQALLERSAEDGYLFFRGLLDRDRVLGLRRQMMEVVQRHGWLVDGTDPMDGVADVESFDRVPPVEAAFCGTGIPLDAYRDIYRIEEFHAIGHDPAMISLYAGLLGMQPLRQPLSIARVMIPGSSFTPTPPHQDFIHIQGTKNVWTAWFPLGDCPRDLGGLAVLVGSQKDGLLTYHAAQGAGELEAYICDSGLAWGTTDYAAGDVLTFNSLTVHRGTPNKLGNLVRLSLDLRYQRSDEEITHGSLTPHCSILDWDEVYQGWQDPSLQYYWQDRELTVIDHDEDLRWQKHKIC